The Daucus carota subsp. sativus chromosome 7, DH1 v3.0, whole genome shotgun sequence genome window below encodes:
- the LOC135147930 gene encoding uncharacterized protein LOC135147930, with protein sequence MAPECAISSESAQFVSNFQRSQQPAPATYHPSNRNHPNFSLSNNQGYNQPQQGFQQGPKQYNQAGNSQQYAPKQPYHPPGFQNHGQSANERPQGNLPSDTEVPGKRDPKEQVQSITLRSGRTTTGTTSTLVQDKGDEPQEIPAEVPSNTLDTNSTVEKDKAIPAAAPMSNPVYPPPPFPRRLKKQQLDKQFALEQMPSYAKFMKGILSKKLKLEELETVALTEECSACLCDLGASINLMPLSIFTQLGLPELKPTNMSLQLADRSITYPRGIIEDVLVKVDQLIFPADFVILDFEEDKRIPIILGRPFLATGQTLIDVQKGELTMRIQNQTVTFNVFNAMKLPTDEESCFSVDVLDTTTEANSQRVRKRKNF encoded by the exons atggcgccagag tgtgccatttctagtgaatcagcgcaatttgtgagcaactttcagagaagTCAACAACCCGCTCCAGCTACTTATCATCCTagcaaccgaaatcatccgaatttcagcttgagtaataatcagggttataatcagcctcaacaaggatttcaacagggacctaaacagtataaTCAGGCTGGAAATTCACAACAGTATGCgcctaaacagccatatcaccctccgggatttcagaatcatgggcaatcagctaacgaaag accacaggggaatctccctagtgacaCAGAAGTACCAGGTAAaagggaccctaaagagcaagttcaatccattacgctgagatctggaagaACTACAACAGGGACTACCTCAACATTGGTACAAGATAAgggtgatgaaccgcaagaaattccagcagaagtTCCTTCAAATACACTTGACACCAACTCTACTGTTGAAAAGGATAAGGCTATTCCTGCAGCTGCTCCGATGTCAAACCCagtatatccaccacctccatttcctaggaggttaaaaaaacagcagctggataagcaatttg cactcgagcaaatgcctagttatgccaagttcatgaagggtattctttcaaaaaagctaaagcttgAAGAGTTAGAGACCgtggctttaacggaggaatgcagtgct tgtctgtgcgacttgggagctagcatcaatctgatgcctctatctatcttcacacaacttggcctgccagagcttAAGCCAACAAATATGTCTTTACAgttggctgatcgttcgatcacatatccgaggggtataattgaagatgtgctagtcaaggttgatcaattaatatttccagccgacttcgtgattcttgattttgaagaagacaaaaggattcctatcatcttgggtagaccatTTTTAGCCACTGGCCAAACATTAATCGATGtacaaaaaggggaactcacaATGAGAATACAGAATCAAActgtcacgttcaacgtattcaatgcaatgaaattaccaactgatgaggaatcttgtttcagtgtGGATGTGCTAGACACTACGacagaagctaatagccagcgg gtgaggaagaggaaaaacttttga